A region from the Desulfoglaeba alkanexedens ALDC genome encodes:
- a CDS encoding sigma-70 family RNA polymerase sigma factor: MPKKTRKKNVAGEDAGSATQRPLESDNALLPVSLENEDTGSLESDLPATKPPEKPWPAPYDSLRAYLEEIKRYPLLSREEEVQLAIRYREKGDVDAAYKLITSNLRLVVKIAMDFQRHWMQNLLDLIQEGNIGLMQAVKKFDPYRGYKFSYYASFWIKAYIIKFIMDNWKLVKIGTTQAQRKLFFNLRKEKEKLEAQGIDATPGLLSQRLDVKESEVTEMDIRLSGGEVSLDAPLEADSDDTHKSFLPSNEIPVDDQLADEEAKSILHDKLVRFRSELKDKEAVIFDKRLIADEPMTLQEIGDQFGISRERIRQIESRLKKKLKAYLEEEIEDLDLLHESLIDA; the protein is encoded by the coding sequence ATGCCCAAGAAGACGCGAAAGAAAAACGTCGCCGGAGAAGATGCAGGAAGCGCGACCCAACGCCCCCTTGAATCGGACAACGCTTTACTCCCGGTCTCCCTCGAAAACGAAGACACCGGGAGCCTGGAAAGCGATCTGCCGGCGACCAAGCCCCCGGAAAAACCCTGGCCCGCCCCTTACGATTCCCTGCGGGCTTACCTGGAGGAAATCAAGCGATATCCTCTGCTCAGCCGGGAAGAAGAAGTGCAGTTGGCCATCCGGTACCGGGAAAAGGGCGACGTGGATGCGGCCTACAAGCTGATCACGTCCAACCTCCGCCTGGTGGTCAAGATCGCCATGGACTTCCAGCGCCACTGGATGCAGAACCTCCTGGACCTCATCCAGGAAGGCAACATCGGTCTCATGCAGGCGGTCAAGAAGTTCGATCCGTACCGTGGCTACAAGTTCTCCTATTACGCATCGTTTTGGATCAAGGCCTACATCATCAAATTCATCATGGACAACTGGAAGCTCGTGAAGATCGGAACCACCCAGGCCCAAAGGAAGCTCTTTTTCAACCTTCGGAAGGAAAAGGAAAAGCTGGAGGCCCAGGGGATCGACGCCACCCCGGGACTCCTCAGTCAGCGCCTGGACGTCAAGGAATCCGAAGTGACGGAAATGGACATCCGCCTGAGCGGCGGAGAAGTTTCACTGGACGCCCCTTTGGAAGCGGATTCCGACGACACCCACAAGTCCTTTCTTCCTTCCAACGAAATCCCGGTCGACGATCAACTGGCCGACGAAGAAGCCAAGTCCATCCTCCACGACAAGCTGGTGCGCTTCCGCAGTGAACTGAAGGACAAGGAAGCGGTCATCTTCGACAAGAGGCTGATAGCAGACGAACCCATGACCCTCCAGGAAATCGGCGACCAGTTCGGCATCAGCCGGGAACGGATCCGCCAGATCGAAAGCCGCCTGAAAAAGAAGCTGAAGGCCTACCTCGAAGAGGAAATCGAAGACCTCGATCTCCTTCACGAAAGCCTCATCGACGCCTGA
- a CDS encoding inositol monophosphatase family protein, protein MKNLPDKDQLAVMRRVARLSVFEAGRIIRTHHEVAKPMAVENKSRFDFVTSVDRRCEELILDRISRRFPGHGFLAEESPPQEGSEPVTWVVDPLDGTTNFVHGFPFVAVSVAAIVGETVTLGFVLDPLRGELFEAQKGCGAFLNGRPIAVSREADPERMLLATGFPFREREFLEVYLKVFGRIFKRVGGVRRAGAAALDLAYLAAGRVDGFWETGLKPWDIAAGALLIEEAGGRVSDFHGAERHIQTGHIVAGSPACYPFLLEEVKSGLAPFITTDASR, encoded by the coding sequence ATGAAAAACCTCCCCGACAAGGATCAGCTGGCAGTCATGCGGCGGGTGGCCCGCCTCAGCGTGTTCGAAGCCGGGCGAATCATTCGGACACATCATGAAGTTGCGAAACCCATGGCAGTGGAAAACAAGAGCCGTTTCGATTTCGTGACCAGCGTGGACCGGCGGTGCGAAGAACTCATCCTGGATCGGATCTCCCGGCGTTTTCCAGGTCACGGCTTCCTTGCGGAGGAAAGCCCGCCGCAGGAAGGTTCCGAACCGGTCACCTGGGTCGTGGATCCGCTCGACGGAACCACCAATTTCGTTCACGGCTTCCCGTTCGTGGCCGTTTCCGTGGCCGCCATCGTGGGGGAAACGGTAACTCTCGGGTTCGTGCTGGATCCCCTGAGGGGCGAACTGTTCGAAGCTCAAAAAGGCTGCGGCGCCTTCCTCAACGGCCGCCCGATCGCTGTGAGCAGAGAAGCCGACCCTGAGCGCATGCTGCTCGCCACCGGGTTTCCGTTCCGCGAAAGGGAGTTCCTGGAGGTCTATCTGAAAGTTTTCGGGCGGATCTTCAAACGGGTGGGCGGCGTCCGCCGCGCAGGAGCCGCCGCTCTGGATCTGGCCTACTTGGCGGCGGGGCGGGTGGACGGCTTCTGGGAAACCGGGCTCAAGCCATGGGACATCGCGGCCGGTGCGCTGCTCATCGAAGAAGCCGGCGGCAGGGTGAGCGATTTCCATGGCGCCGAGCGTCACATCCAAACCGGGCACATCGTGGCCGGTTCACCGGCATGCTATCCGTTCTTGCTGGAAGAAGTGAAATCCGGGCTGGCGCCTTTCATCACGACCGACGCCTCCCGCTGA
- a CDS encoding 30S ribosomal protein S1 has translation MTEPVVDDSKEMEPEEVHAPPQGETDDLDMESVQALYDESFGNIQEGEVVRGRIVQVSEDFVMVDIGYKSEGEIPIAEFVDETGNVQANIGDEVDVLLEYHDDDEGSVFLSKEKAEKIKIWDDISRIYAEDGVIEGKVVSRVKGGLSVDVGIQAFVPGSQVDLRPVRNLESLIGRTFDFKILKYNKKRRNVVLSRRVLLEKEREALKSKTLEDLEDGKIMEGVVKNITDYGVFVDLGGIDGLLHITDMSWGRVGHPSEMCQIGDTIKVMVLHFDRENERVSLGLKQLAPDPWTHAVDRYPVGTQVKGRVVSLTDYGAFVEIEEGIEGLIHVSEMSWTRRIRHPSKILSVGDRVDAVILSIDPEKKRISLGMKQLEPNPWDVIADKYPVGTVISGKIKNITDFGIFIGIDEGIDGLVHISDISWTKRIRHPSEVFKKGQEVQAIVLNIDKGNERFSLGIKQLEPDPWESVPQRYPVGAVLTGPVTNVTDFGLFVEIEEGIEGLVHVSEISKEKIKTPIDQFKVGDQVTAKVINISTKDRKIGLSIKKAEEHDERTDYQDYMNTAKAATSNLGELLKGELQARQNNFSSDD, from the coding sequence ATGACAGAACCTGTAGTAGACGATTCCAAGGAAATGGAACCAGAAGAAGTGCATGCGCCGCCTCAGGGAGAAACCGATGACCTCGACATGGAATCCGTGCAGGCGCTCTACGATGAGAGCTTCGGAAACATCCAGGAAGGGGAAGTGGTTCGAGGCCGGATAGTGCAGGTTTCCGAAGATTTTGTGATGGTGGATATCGGATACAAGTCCGAGGGTGAAATCCCCATCGCGGAATTCGTGGATGAAACCGGAAACGTGCAGGCCAACATCGGCGACGAGGTGGATGTACTGCTCGAGTACCACGACGATGACGAGGGATCGGTTTTCCTGTCCAAGGAAAAAGCCGAGAAAATAAAGATCTGGGATGACATCAGCCGGATTTACGCCGAAGACGGCGTGATCGAGGGCAAGGTGGTCTCCCGGGTCAAGGGTGGCCTGTCGGTGGATGTGGGTATTCAGGCCTTCGTGCCCGGGTCCCAGGTGGATCTGCGCCCCGTGAGGAACCTGGAGTCGCTCATCGGCAGGACCTTCGACTTCAAGATTCTGAAGTACAACAAGAAGCGGCGAAACGTGGTCCTCTCGCGGCGTGTGCTCCTGGAAAAGGAACGGGAAGCGCTCAAGAGCAAGACCCTGGAGGATCTCGAAGACGGCAAGATCATGGAAGGCGTGGTGAAGAACATCACCGATTACGGCGTCTTCGTGGATCTGGGCGGCATCGACGGCCTCCTGCACATTACGGACATGAGTTGGGGCCGCGTCGGGCATCCGTCGGAAATGTGCCAGATCGGCGATACCATCAAGGTCATGGTGCTTCATTTCGACCGGGAAAACGAACGAGTCTCCCTGGGTTTGAAGCAGCTGGCGCCGGATCCGTGGACGCATGCGGTGGACCGCTACCCCGTGGGAACCCAGGTCAAGGGACGTGTGGTGAGCCTCACCGACTACGGGGCGTTTGTGGAGATCGAAGAAGGCATCGAAGGACTGATCCACGTGTCGGAAATGTCCTGGACTCGGAGGATCCGCCATCCTTCGAAGATCCTGAGCGTCGGCGACCGCGTGGATGCGGTCATCCTGAGCATCGACCCGGAAAAGAAGCGGATCTCGCTCGGCATGAAGCAGCTGGAACCCAACCCGTGGGACGTGATCGCGGACAAGTATCCCGTGGGAACCGTCATTTCCGGGAAGATCAAAAATATCACCGACTTCGGAATCTTCATCGGGATCGACGAGGGCATCGACGGCCTGGTCCATATTTCCGATATTTCCTGGACCAAGCGGATCCGCCATCCTTCCGAGGTTTTCAAGAAGGGCCAGGAAGTGCAGGCCATCGTGCTCAACATCGACAAGGGCAACGAACGGTTTTCGCTGGGAATCAAGCAGCTGGAGCCGGATCCGTGGGAAAGCGTGCCCCAGCGCTACCCGGTGGGAGCGGTCCTCACCGGACCGGTGACCAACGTGACCGACTTCGGGCTTTTCGTGGAGATCGAGGAAGGGATCGAGGGGCTGGTGCACGTGTCCGAGATCAGCAAGGAGAAGATCAAGACGCCCATCGATCAGTTCAAAGTGGGCGACCAGGTAACGGCCAAGGTGATCAATATTTCTACCAAGGACCGGAAGATCGGGCTTTCCATCAAGAAGGCCGAGGAACACGACGAGCGAACGGACTATCAGGACTACATGAACACAGCCAAGGCCGCCACTTCCAACTTGGGGGAACTGCTGAAGGGCGAACTCCAGGCCCGCCAGAACAACTTTTCGTCCGACGATTAG
- the hisC gene encoding histidinol-phosphate transaminase: MLEKLIPAHIASLVPYPPGKPLDELEREYGITNSIKLASNENPLGPSPRAVEAVRKALWGLHRYPDGSGYYLRRRISEKFDLPFEGIVLGNGSNEVIDLVIRTFIQPGDHVVLPAPSFLVYSLAVQAAGGHATPVPLKDFVIDLEAMIDAVTERTRVVFINNPNNPTGTILSRHTMDAFLDGLPPHVVVVVDEAYIEFARDPEIFRGFGAIRRKGPYVVVLRTFSKAYGLAGLRIGYGVMAPEVADYLNRVRQPFNTGSLAQAAALAALDDEIFLEKTCRAVWEGLEHIRRRLSAAGLVCVPSETNFMLVKVPVDAKKVFEGMLRRGVIIRAMNAYGLPEYIRVNAGLAEENERFVRTLLEVLETLEG; this comes from the coding sequence TTGCTGGAAAAGCTCATCCCCGCGCACATCGCATCGCTGGTGCCTTACCCGCCTGGAAAGCCTCTGGATGAATTGGAACGGGAATATGGTATCACGAATTCCATCAAACTGGCGAGCAACGAAAACCCGCTCGGGCCCTCGCCGAGGGCTGTGGAAGCGGTGCGGAAGGCCCTCTGGGGGCTGCACCGCTACCCGGACGGAAGCGGCTACTATCTGCGGCGCCGAATCAGCGAGAAATTCGATCTGCCGTTTGAAGGCATCGTCCTGGGAAACGGGTCCAACGAGGTCATCGACCTGGTGATCCGGACCTTTATCCAGCCCGGGGATCATGTGGTTTTGCCGGCCCCTTCCTTCCTGGTTTACAGCCTGGCAGTGCAGGCGGCGGGGGGGCATGCCACGCCGGTTCCCTTGAAAGACTTCGTGATCGACCTGGAGGCCATGATTGATGCGGTCACGGAGCGGACCCGGGTGGTTTTCATCAATAATCCCAACAACCCCACCGGGACGATCCTCTCGCGGCACACCATGGATGCCTTCCTGGACGGCTTGCCGCCCCACGTGGTCGTGGTGGTGGACGAGGCGTACATCGAATTCGCCAGGGATCCCGAGATCTTCAGGGGATTCGGCGCGATCCGGCGAAAGGGGCCCTACGTGGTGGTGCTCCGGACGTTTTCGAAGGCGTACGGACTGGCAGGCCTTCGGATCGGCTATGGGGTGATGGCGCCGGAAGTCGCCGATTACCTGAACCGCGTCCGGCAGCCCTTCAATACGGGAAGCCTGGCCCAGGCGGCGGCTCTCGCGGCACTGGACGACGAGATCTTTCTGGAGAAAACTTGCCGTGCGGTCTGGGAGGGGCTGGAGCACATCCGGCGGCGGCTGAGCGCGGCGGGGCTGGTGTGCGTACCCTCCGAAACCAATTTCATGTTGGTGAAGGTTCCGGTGGACGCCAAGAAGGTCTTCGAGGGCATGCTTCGCCGGGGAGTGATTATTCGCGCGATGAACGCCTATGGATTGCCGGAATACATTCGGGTCAACGCCGGGCTTGCTGAGGAAAACGAGCGTTTTGTGAGGACCCTGCTGGAGGTCCTGGAAACGCTGGAAGGGTGA
- a CDS encoding AEC family transporter gives MIPVFTQTIFPVFAIILVGYGLKRTGVIDAEFSRKANQLVFYLALPAMLFHKLSAASFHAHFEPRAVVGILAALAVQAVIAWQTARLCAFPRTVRGTFIQSSFHGNLGYIAFAMAYYSDGDLLFERVAFLSSFLMIAHNILATMALASQAERNPTGVVFRPFFKSALFNPIILSVALGVAVSAMRIPVPVPLGRFLEILSGMGLPTALLLIGSSLSFGPVRQRQRELIWIGVLKMVCFPIVGYGLLRLLDVPREMWLPVMILLAAPPATVSYVMASELGGDVELAAASVSLHTLLSGLVYGVVLSLFG, from the coding sequence ATGATTCCGGTCTTCACCCAGACGATTTTTCCGGTCTTTGCAATCATCCTGGTCGGCTACGGCCTGAAGCGGACCGGCGTCATAGACGCCGAGTTCTCCCGCAAAGCCAATCAGCTGGTTTTCTATCTGGCCCTCCCGGCCATGCTTTTTCACAAGCTCTCGGCGGCGTCCTTTCATGCCCACTTTGAGCCGCGAGCGGTCGTCGGCATCCTGGCCGCCCTCGCCGTCCAGGCCGTCATCGCGTGGCAAACCGCCAGGCTCTGCGCCTTTCCGCGAACCGTCCGCGGGACCTTCATCCAGAGTAGCTTCCACGGAAACCTGGGCTACATCGCGTTCGCCATGGCGTACTATTCCGACGGGGACCTGCTGTTCGAACGCGTGGCGTTTCTCAGCAGCTTTCTCATGATCGCCCACAACATTCTGGCCACCATGGCCTTGGCGTCTCAGGCGGAACGAAACCCCACCGGCGTCGTCTTCCGGCCGTTCTTCAAGAGCGCACTGTTCAACCCCATCATTCTGTCCGTGGCCTTGGGGGTCGCGGTTTCCGCCATGCGGATTCCCGTCCCGGTTCCGTTGGGCCGATTTCTGGAAATCCTTTCGGGCATGGGGCTTCCCACGGCCCTGCTGCTCATCGGGTCGTCTCTTTCCTTCGGGCCCGTAAGGCAACGGCAGCGAGAGCTGATCTGGATCGGTGTTCTGAAAATGGTCTGCTTTCCCATCGTGGGATACGGCCTGCTCCGACTGCTGGACGTTCCGCGCGAAATGTGGCTTCCCGTAATGATTCTCCTGGCCGCCCCTCCCGCCACCGTGTCGTACGTCATGGCTTCCGAACTGGGAGGCGACGTGGAACTGGCCGCCGCAAGCGTTTCCCTCCACACCCTCCTTTCGGGACTCGTTTACGGGGTGGTGCTCTCCCTGTTCGGATGA
- a CDS encoding amidohydrolase family protein, translated as MKIDVHTHIFPPAVVGNRGAYFAGEPAFRLLYDGPKSRLVSVEGLIEVMDRDEIDRAVTFGFPWNNLELARRHNDYVLEAAARYPDRLVPLACVFPLAPGSAHEADRCLRQGARGLGELAIYGPCDENRALEAFRPLVDLVNRHNAFLLVHANEPVGHLYPGKAPMGLRFYYELARLCRGVRLILAHWGGGLGFYENLKREASEVLANVFYDTAASPYLYQPAIYIQMIQAVGVEKILLGSDFPLLRVERYRKEMEEAGLEERFIAAIMGENAARFLGLPS; from the coding sequence ATGAAAATAGACGTCCACACGCACATCTTTCCGCCGGCGGTGGTCGGAAATAGAGGGGCCTACTTCGCAGGGGAACCGGCCTTTCGGCTCCTTTACGATGGTCCGAAATCCCGGTTGGTCTCCGTTGAAGGGTTGATTGAGGTCATGGATCGCGACGAGATCGACCGTGCCGTGACCTTCGGCTTTCCCTGGAACAACCTGGAACTCGCGCGTCGGCACAATGATTATGTGCTGGAAGCCGCGGCCCGTTATCCCGACCGCCTCGTTCCGCTGGCCTGCGTGTTTCCGCTCGCTCCTGGAAGCGCGCACGAAGCGGACCGCTGCCTGAGGCAGGGGGCCCGAGGGCTCGGGGAACTGGCCATCTACGGGCCCTGCGATGAAAACCGGGCACTGGAAGCCTTTCGACCCCTGGTGGACCTCGTGAACCGGCACAACGCGTTTCTTCTGGTGCACGCCAACGAGCCTGTCGGGCACCTGTATCCCGGAAAAGCGCCCATGGGGCTTCGCTTTTACTACGAACTCGCCCGCTTGTGCCGGGGCGTTCGCCTGATCCTGGCGCACTGGGGAGGGGGATTGGGCTTCTACGAAAACCTGAAGCGGGAAGCTTCCGAAGTACTGGCGAACGTCTTCTACGACACGGCCGCCTCTCCCTACCTGTATCAGCCCGCTATTTACATTCAGATGATCCAGGCGGTGGGGGTGGAAAAGATTCTTCTGGGAAGCGACTTTCCCCTGTTGCGGGTCGAGCGTTACCGGAAAGAGATGGAAGAAGCCGGGCTGGAAGAGCGGTTCATCGCCGCGATTATGGGAGAAAACGCCGCGCGATTCCTGGGGCTGCCCTCATAG
- the cmk gene encoding (d)CMP kinase produces the protein MVVAVDGPAGAGKSSVCRELARRLGFAYLDTGAMYRATAWAVLQSGRQEASAEELAEVLKDFPLEFDIRDGSLRILWQGKDVAEDQLRTPQVTAWASRISQQKPVRDLLVHWQRRLAAQRDVVAEGRDMTTVVFPDASIKVFLTADLTARVRRRLGDYRKMGLDPDPDKLADEIRMRDEADAGRALAPLKPAPGAWVVDTSDLTFEEVVELLSKRVGSRRPVSHGSSFSL, from the coding sequence ATGGTAGTGGCGGTTGACGGACCGGCGGGGGCCGGCAAGAGTTCCGTGTGTCGCGAACTGGCCCGCCGGTTGGGTTTTGCCTACCTGGACACGGGGGCCATGTACCGGGCCACGGCCTGGGCGGTCCTGCAGAGCGGTCGCCAAGAGGCTTCGGCGGAAGAACTTGCCGAGGTCCTGAAGGATTTTCCGTTGGAATTCGACATCCGGGACGGAAGCCTCCGGATCCTCTGGCAAGGGAAGGACGTGGCCGAAGACCAACTCAGGACGCCGCAGGTGACTGCGTGGGCTTCGCGTATTTCGCAACAGAAGCCCGTTCGAGACCTCCTGGTGCACTGGCAACGCCGGCTGGCCGCTCAACGCGATGTGGTGGCGGAAGGCAGGGACATGACCACCGTGGTGTTTCCGGATGCTTCGATCAAGGTCTTCCTCACTGCGGACCTCACGGCACGGGTCCGGCGGCGCCTCGGCGACTATCGCAAAATGGGCCTCGACCCCGACCCCGACAAACTGGCCGATGAAATACGAATGCGCGATGAGGCGGATGCAGGCCGGGCCCTTGCGCCGCTCAAGCCCGCTCCCGGCGCCTGGGTCGTGGACACCTCGGATTTGACCTTCGAGGAGGTAGTGGAACTGCTTTCCAAGCGTGTGGGTTCCCGGCGTCCGGTTTCGCACGGTTCTTCTTTTTCGTTATGA